In Cytophagia bacterium CHB2, a single genomic region encodes these proteins:
- a CDS encoding DUF4160 domain-containing protein produces MPTVLRSGPYRLFFYAGDRDEAPHIHIEREHRTAKFWLVPVRLHSSGGFARHEINAIQKLVEVNQEQLLRGWNDYFND; encoded by the coding sequence ATGCCAACGGTACTCCGCAGCGGACCTTATCGCCTTTTCTTTTATGCCGGTGATCGCGATGAGGCGCCTCACATACACATTGAGCGTGAACATAGGACTGCAAAGTTTTGGCTCGTTCCTGTCAGGCTTCATAGTAGCGGCGGTTTTGCCAGGCACGAAATCAACGCAATTCAGAAACTGGTTGAAGTGAATCAAGAACAATTGTTGCGAGGCTGGAATGACTACTTCAACGATTGA